From a single Leopardus geoffroyi isolate Oge1 chromosome E1, O.geoffroyi_Oge1_pat1.0, whole genome shotgun sequence genomic region:
- the MFAP4 gene encoding microfibril-associated glycoprotein 4, with the protein MKALLALPLLLLLSTPPCAPQASGIRGDALEKFCLQQPLDCDDIYAQGYQEDGVYLIYPSGPSVPVPVFCDMTTGGGKWTVFQKRFNGSVSFFRGWNDYKLGFGRADGEYWLGLQNLHLLTLKQKYELRVDLEDFENNTASAKYAEFSISPNAVSAEEDGYTLYVAGFEDGGAGDSLSYHSGQKFSTFDRDQDLFVQNCAALSSGAFWFRSCHFANLNGFYLGGSHLSYANGINWAQWKGFYYSLKRTEMKIRRA; encoded by the exons ATGAAG GCCCTCCTGGccctgccgctgctgctgcttctctccaCGCCCCCCTGCGCCCCCCAGGCCTCTGGGATCCGGGGAGACG ctctggAGAAGTTTTGCCTTCAGCAGCCCCTGGACTGCGATGACATCTACGCCCAGGGCTACCAGGAGGACGGCGTGTACCTCATCTACCCCTCGGGCCCCAGCGTGCCCGTGCCTGTCTTCTGTGACATGACCACCGGGGGCGGCAAGTGGACG GTTTTCCAGAAGAGATTCAATGGCTCCGTGAGTTTTTTCCGGGGCTGGAATGACTACAAGCTGGGCTTTGGCCGTGCCGACGGGGAGTACTGGCTGG gGCTGCAGAACCTGCACCTCCTGACGCTGAAGCAGAAGTATGAGCTACGAGTGGACCTGGAGGACTTTGAGAACAACACGGCCTCGGCCAAGTACGCCGAATTCTCCATCTCGCCCAACGCGGTCAGTGCCGAGGAGGACGGCTACACCCTCTACGTGGCAGGCTTCGAGGACGGCGGGGCAG GCGACTCCCTGTCCTACCACAGCGGCCAGAAATTCTCCACCTTCGACCGGGACCAGGACCTCTTTGTGCAGAACTGTGCAGCCCTCTCCTCGGGAGCCTTCTGGTTCCGCAGCTGCCACTTCGCCAACCTCAACGGCTTCTACCTGGGCGGCTCCCACCTCTCCTATGCTAATGGCATCAACTGGGCCCAGTGGAAGGGCTTCTATTACTCCCTCAAGCGCACCGAGATGAAAATCCGCCGGGCCTGA
- the MAPK7 gene encoding mitogen-activated protein kinase 7: protein MAEPLKEEEGEDGSGEPPGPVKAEPTNTAACVAAKNLALLKARSFDVTFDVGDEYEIIETIGNGAYGVVSSARRRLTGQQVAIKKIPNAFDVVTNAKRTLRELKILKHFKHDNIIAIKDILRPTVPYGEFKSVYVVLDLMESDLHQIIHSSQPLTLEHVRYFLYQLLRGLKYMHSAQVIHRDLKPSNLLVNENCELKIGDFGMARGLCTSPAEHQYFMTEYVATRWYRAPELMLSLHEYTQAIDLWSVGCIFGEMLARRQLFPGKNYVHQLQLIMMVLGTPSPAVIQAVGAERVRAYIQSLPPRQPVPWETVYPGADRQALSLLGRMLRFEPSARISAAAALRHPFLAKYHDPDDEPDCAPPFDFAFDREALTRERIKEAIVAEIEDFHARREGIRQQIRFQPSLQPVASEPGCPDVEMPSPWAPSGDCAMESPPPAPPPCPGPAPDTIDLTLQPPLPASEPAPPKKEGAISDNTKAALKAALLKSLRSRLRDGPSAPLEAPEPRKPVTAQERQREREEKRRRRQERAKEREKRRQERERKERGAGASGGPSTDPLAGLVLSDNDRSLLERWTRMARPPAPTPAPAHAPVPAPTPAQPTSPPAGPPPQPAGSTSGPPPQPACPPPGPAPHPASPPGPVPGPAPLQNAASSLLAPQSLVPPAGLPGPSSVGVLPYFPSGPPPPDPGGAPQPSTSESPDVNLVTQQLSKSQVEDPLPPVFSGTPKGSGAGYGVGFDLEEFLNQSFDMGVADGPQDGQADSASLSASLLADWLEGHGMNPADIESLQREIQMDSPMLLADLPDLQEP, encoded by the exons ATGGCCGAACCCCTGAAGGAGGAAGAAGGCGAGGACGGCTCTGGGGAGCCGCCCGGGCCGGTGAAGGCGGAACCCACCAACACCGCTGCCTGTGTAGCGGCCAAGAACCTGGCCCTGCTGAAAGCGCGCTCCTTCGATGTGACCTTTGACGTGGGGGACGAGTACGAGATCATTGAGACCATAGGCAACGGGGCCTATGGGGTGGTGTCCTCAGCGCGCCGACGTCTCACCG gccaGCAGGTGGCCATTAAGAAGATCCCTAATGCTTTTGACGTGGTTACCAATGCCAAGCGGACCCTCAGGGAGCTGAAGATCCTCAAACACTTCAAGCACGACAACATCATCGCCATCAAGGACATCTTGAGGCCCACCGTGCCCTACGGGGAGTTCAAATCTGT CTACGTGGTCCTGGACCTGATGGAGAGCGACCTGCACCAGATCATCCATTCCTCCCAGCCACTCACTCTGGAGCACGTGCGCTACTTCCTGTACCAGCTGCTTCGGGGCCTCAAGTACATgcactcggctcaggtcatccaCCGCGACCTCAAGCCCTCCAACCTGTTGGTGAATGAGAATTGTGAGCTCAAGATCGGTGACTTTGGCATGGCCCGCGGCCTGTGCACCTCGCCAGCTGAGCACCAGTACTTTATGACTGAGTACGTGGCCACGCGCTGGTACCGTGCTCCTGAGCTCATGCTCTCACTGCATGAGTACACGCAGGCCATCGACCTGTGGTCTGTGGGCTGCATCTTTGGTGAGATGCTGGCCCGGCGCCAGCTCTTCCCAGGCAAAAATTATGTGCACCAACTGCAGCTGATCATGATGGTGCTGGGTACTCCATCGCCGGCCGTGATTCAGGCCGTCGGGGCCGAGAGGGTGCGGGCCTATATCCAGAGCCTGCCGCCACGTCAGCCCGTGCCCTGGGAGACAGTGTACCCAGGCGCTGACCGCCAGGCCCTCTCACTGTTGGGGCGCATGCTGCGTTTTGAGCCCAGCGCCCGCATCTCCGCAGCTGCTGCCCTTCGCCACCCCTTCCTGGCCAAGTACCACGATCCTGATGACGAGCCCGACTGTGCCCCGCCTTTTGATTTCGCCTTTGACCGTGAAGCCCTCACCCGGGAGCGCATTAAAGAGGCCATCGTGGCTGAGATTGAGGACTTCCACGCGCGACGCGAGGGCATCCGCCAGCAGATCCGCTTCCAGCCTTCCCTGCAGCCTGTGGCCAGTGAGCCTGGCTGCCCCGACGTTGAGATGCCCAGCCCCTGGGCTCCCAGCGGGGACTGTGCCATGGAGTCCCCTCCGCCAGCCCCGCCGCCGTGTCCTGGCCCGGCACCTGACACTATCGATCTGACCCTGCAGCCACCCCTGCCCGCCAGTGAACCAGCCCCTCCGAAGAAAGAGGGCGCCATCTCAGACAACACCAAGGCGGCCCTCAAAGCTGCCCTGCTCAAGTCCTTGCGGAGCCGACTCCGAG ATGGCCCCAGTGCTCCTCTGGAAGCTCCTGAGCCCCGGAAGCCGGTGACAGCCCAGGAGCGCCAGCGGGAGCGGGAGGAGAAGCGGCGGAGGCGGCAGGAGCGAGCCAAGGAGCGGGAGAAGCGGCGGCAGGAGCGGGAGCGCAAGGAGCGGGGGGCCGGGGCCTCTGGGGGTCCCTCCACTGATCCCCTGGCTGGGCTGGTGCTCAGTGACAATGACCGCAGCCTGTTGGAGCGCTGGACTCGCAtggcccggcccccagcccccacaccgGCCCCGGCCCACGCCCCAGTcccggcccccaccccagcccagcccaccagTCCTCCGGCTGGCCCCCCACCGCAACCTGCAGGCTCCACCTCTGGCCCCCCACCGCAGCCTGCTTGCCCACCCcctggccctgctccccaccctgccAGCCCTCCGGGGCCCGTCCCTGGCCCTGCTCCACTCCAGAATGCCGCCTCTAGCCTCCTGGCTCCCCAGTCGCTTGTGCCACCCGCTGGGCTGCCTGGCCCCAGCTCCGTAGGTGTTCTGCCTTACTTCCCATCTGGCCCGCCCCCTCCAGACCCCGGAGGGGCCCCTCAACCCTCCACCTCAGAATCGCCCGATGTCAACCTGGTGACCCAGCAGTTGTCCAAGTCACAG GTGGAGGACCCCTTGCCCCCGGTCTTCTCGGGCACTCCGAAGGGCAGTGGGGCCGGCTACGGTGTTGGCTTTGACCTGGAGGAATTCCTAAACCAGTCTTTCGACATGGGCGTGGCTGACGGGCCACAGGATGG CCAGGCAGACTCGGCCTCACTCTCGGCTTCCCTGCTTGCTGACTGGCTGGAGGGCCATGGCATGAACCCTGCCGACATTGAGTCCCTGCAGCGTGAGATCCAGATGGACTCCCCAATGCTGCTGGCTGACCTGCCTGACCTCCAGGAGCCCTGA